From Verrucomicrobiota bacterium, a single genomic window includes:
- a CDS encoding radical SAM protein — protein sequence MNRQLDVLFVSPDSAAQAYQELSKDFSAIEPPTWALLLAQACRTNGFGVDILDCGAERLPEAQAVTRIGEARARLVCFVMYGQNPNSGTTSMIGTSSLAQQLKAAYPETRTCFVGSHTSALPLEVLSLPEVDFVLLNEGVYALQNLLRTDLQSKLDQVKGIGHKQNGVPVLNPPERVVPNDRMDADLPGYAWDLLPRKKTALDLYRAHFWHAEFNHDLRTPFAAIYTSLGCKFKCDFCMINIVNRVNNSDGIASANSPNMRFWSPTFMLKEFENLAGMGVQTIRVSDEMFFLNKNYFEPLVNGLAERDYGFRLWTYSRVDTVRPQYLEQFHKAGIKWLALGVEAANRTIRREVSKGSFEDVDIREVIKTVRNSGIYVISNYIFGLPEDTLDTMQETLNLSLELNTEMANMYPCQALPGSPLYYTAKANGWKLPSSYSGYAFLSYDSEPLPTKNLTSAQVVQFRDYAWQTYFNNPRYLQLVERTFGIQQRKNVQDMASIRLKRKLLGD from the coding sequence ATGAACCGCCAACTTGATGTCCTCTTCGTCAGCCCCGACTCCGCCGCACAAGCCTACCAGGAACTAAGCAAGGACTTCTCGGCCATCGAGCCGCCGACGTGGGCGCTGCTGCTGGCACAAGCCTGCCGCACCAACGGTTTCGGTGTGGATATCCTCGATTGCGGTGCGGAACGGCTTCCCGAAGCTCAAGCCGTGACTCGCATCGGCGAAGCCCGGGCCCGCCTCGTGTGTTTCGTGATGTATGGGCAGAATCCCAATTCCGGCACGACGAGCATGATTGGCACATCCTCGCTGGCGCAGCAACTCAAGGCGGCGTATCCCGAAACCCGCACTTGTTTCGTCGGCTCGCACACCAGCGCACTGCCCCTGGAAGTCCTGTCGTTGCCCGAAGTGGATTTTGTTTTGCTCAACGAGGGAGTGTACGCCCTGCAGAATTTGTTGCGGACGGATTTGCAGTCCAAGCTCGATCAGGTCAAGGGCATCGGGCACAAGCAAAATGGCGTGCCGGTGTTGAACCCGCCCGAGCGCGTCGTGCCCAACGACCGCATGGACGCGGACCTGCCCGGCTACGCGTGGGATTTGCTGCCCCGCAAAAAAACCGCGCTCGACCTTTACCGCGCCCACTTCTGGCACGCGGAATTCAATCACGACCTGCGCACGCCGTTTGCCGCCATCTACACGTCGCTGGGCTGCAAGTTCAAGTGCGACTTCTGCATGATCAACATCGTCAACCGCGTGAACAACTCGGACGGGATCGCGTCGGCCAATTCGCCCAATATGCGCTTCTGGTCGCCGACGTTCATGTTAAAGGAGTTTGAGAACCTTGCGGGTATGGGTGTGCAAACCATCCGCGTCTCGGACGAAATGTTCTTTTTGAACAAAAACTATTTCGAGCCACTCGTGAACGGTCTGGCCGAACGCGACTATGGTTTTAGGTTGTGGACTTATTCGCGCGTGGATACCGTGCGCCCGCAGTATCTGGAACAATTTCACAAGGCTGGCATCAAGTGGCTCGCGCTCGGCGTCGAAGCCGCCAACCGGACCATCCGCCGCGAAGTTTCCAAAGGTAGTTTCGAGGACGTGGACATCCGCGAAGTCATCAAGACCGTGCGCAATTCCGGCATTTACGTCATCTCCAACTACATCTTCGGCCTGCCCGAGGACACGCTCGACACTATGCAGGAAACGCTCAACCTCTCGCTCGAACTGAACACCGAGATGGCAAACATGTATCCGTGTCAGGCATTGCCCGGCAGCCCGCTCTACTACACTGCCAAGGCCAATGGTTGGAAGCTCCCCTCCTCTTACAGCGGTTATGCGTTTCTCTCTTACGACAGTGAACCCTTGCCAACCAAGAACCTTACGTCCGCCCAAGTCGTTCAGTTCCGCGACTACGCCTGGCAGACTTACTTCAACAACCCGCGCTACCTCCA